In Macaca nemestrina isolate mMacNem1 chromosome 14, mMacNem.hap1, whole genome shotgun sequence, the sequence GAACCACTGTCCATTCATGGTTACGACTAAGAGCACGGCTGCTGGAGTCAAACTTGACTTGAATCCTAGCTCGGCCGCACATATTGTCATTATTAGGCattacctcatctgtaaaatggagataatacttatttttccctttttgcttaGCTAAGTCCAACTGAGATTTCATTCTCCTCTCAAAGCCTCTGAATCTTACAACTGGATAATTAAGCAAATAATCCTTCGGAGTGGAGGAGGGGAGGCTGGGCgccagtggcttacacctgtaatcccagcaatttggaaggccaaggcaggtggatcacctaaggtcaggagttcgagaccagcccaaccaacatgacgaaacaccgtctctactgaaaatacaaaagttacccgggcgtggtggcaggcgcctgtgatcccagctacctgggaggctgaggcaggagaatcactcgaccccgggaggcagaggttgcagtgagccgagattgcaccactgcattccagcctcagcgacaaagtgagaccttgtctcaaaaaaaaaaaaaaaaaaaaatgagtggagGAGggaaaaacaatccaattaatgggcaaaggatttgactagacatttctccaaagaaaatatacaaatagccaatagaCACATGGAGAGAGGCTTATTATAAGCCACCAGGAAATGCTGGAGATACTGCTTTGAACCCACCAGTATGGCTATAATCAACAAGTGTTGACAATGAGGAGGAggaattggaaccctcatacactgctggtggattGTAAAAACAGATAATTCAAAACGATAAACATAATTATCAAATGACCCAACAATTTCAGTCCTAGGTATAAACCCAAGAGGAATTAATACTTATGtccaaacaaaaacttgtacatgaatgttcatagtagccttatTCGTGGCTGGGtaaatggctcacacctgttatcccagcacaaAATTTACCCCggtgtgctggcatgtgcctgtagtaccagctactcaggaggctgaggtgggaggatcacctgagcctggggaggtcaaggctgcagcgagctgtgatctcaccactgcactccaacctgggtgacagagtgagaccctgtctcaaaaaataagtaaataaaatagtagccttataataaccaaaaggtggaaacccaaatgtccattactgacaaatggaaaaataaaaaatggtgtattcatacaatggaatattgtggAGGGGGGCTGTGAAGCAgtctaaaattaaaatcatggtggtagcacaattctgtgaatatactaaaggTTACTacgtttatattttaaatgaatgagttGTATGATGTGTGAGTTatatctcgaactcctgggctcaaccttccagactcagcctcccaaagtgctgggattacaggcatgagccaccatgcccagcctgatgtgTGAATATTTCAATAAACccactattaaaaaacaaaacggactcccagcactttgggaggccaaagcaggtagatCCCCTGAGTCCAGCAGTTCAGGACCAGTCAGGCCAAAgtagtgaaataccatctctacaaaaaaatacaaaatttaggtggacatggtggcaggagcctgtagttccagctacaccagaggctgagatggatgatggcttaatctgggaggtagagactacagtgagccttgatcaggccactgcactccagtctgggcaccagagtgaggccctgtcttaaaaggccagccaggcacagtggctcatgcctataatcccaggactttgggaggccgaggtgggcagatcacctgaggtcaggagttcaagaccagcctggtcaacatgatgaaaacccgtctctactaaaaatacaaaaattagctgggcatggtggcggatgcctataatcccaactactcaggagtttgaggcaggagaatcacttgaacctaggaggcggaggttgcagtgagccaagattgtgccactacactccaccctgggcaacagagcaagactccctctcaaaaaaaaaaaaaaaaaaaaaaaaaagccaggcacgatgactcacacctgcaagcccagcactttgggagactgaggctggagaatcagtTGAAGTCAGGGactggagatcagcctggccaacatggtaaaaccccaactctactaaaaattacaaaaatttagccaggtgtggtggtatgtacctgtagtcccagctactcaggaggctgaggcaggagaattgcttgaagccaggaggcagaggctgcagtgagccgagatcatgccactgcacttcagcctaggcgacagagcgagacgccgtctcaaaatgaaacaaagcctGTCCACTGGTTTCTCATCTCAGAGTAAAAGTTCTTGCATTGGCTCTACATGGGCCTGCACACTATCTGCCTCTTCCCCTTCTGATTCATCTAGCTGCCACTTCTTTGCTTCACTCACTCTGTTCCATCCGTAGCagctctgcctcagggcctttgcatttgcCATCTCCTCTGTCAGCTTCAATTCCCAATGCCGAAATAGATCTCCATCACCTTAATATTGAAGCTCAACTGTAACATCGGGGAGGCTTCCTGGAATCCCCTACTTTACTAGTACagcaccccccaccaccacaaccTCTGGAAAAATTTCCCCTCTCACTTCCTTAATTCCTTCCATAGCACAACGCATCAGCATCTGAAATTCTACACATATTTATGGTTTGTCCCCTCCAAGTAGAATGTGAGCTCATTGAAGTCAgggaattttgttttcttcattactATATCCTCAGCACCTAGCATAGATTTGAGGTTCAGATACTGAccaaatgaataaaggaatacGTTAATTCAAAAAAATGTTGAGTTATTCTTCCACCTTCATCCCCACAGCCCCTTATCTCAGTTCAGGCCTCATCCCTTCTCCAGGATCACTGAGGCAGCCTTCTCAGTGtcctcccagcctcctctctctccctactACCCCTTCTCTACATTGCAGCAAGACAGCTCTAACTAAAACATTGATgtgattacttttctttttttcttttttgtagagataggttcttactatgttgcccaggctggtctccagctccagggctcaagtgatcctcccacctcagcctcccaaagtgctgggatcacaggtatgagtctctgtgcctggccaatgtgatgttttatcttaaaattcttcatgggaaggggaaaaaaacccttcataggctgggcacagtggctcatgcctataatcccagcactttgggaggctcaggcgggcagatcacgaggtcaggagttcgagatcagcctgaccaatatggtgaaacaccgtctctacaaaaaatacaaaaattagccgggcatggtggcacgtgcctgtaatcccagctactcaggagactgaggcaggagaatcgtttgaacccgggaggcagaggtggcagtgagccaagatcgcgccaattcactccagcctggacaacagaggaagacactgtttcaaaaaacaaaacaaaaaaaacctattaCCCTGGGGATAATGTCCAACCCCTTCAACAAGAATCTTGCTCCTTGTGACTTGGCCCTAGCCATGTAGTCACATCCCCCTTAGCACTATACCCTTCAGCCAACTTCTTCAAGCAGTGAGCCTTTGTATATAGTCAAGGACCTGACTTGGTGAAAACTTGCTAACTCTTCCAGCCTGAGCTCAATGGCAGTCAGCAACGCTGCTATTCATAAGCTGATATGCTCCTCCCACCAAGATCCCTCAGCCAGAACTTTCCTCTACCACagcatttatcacttttttttattttttggacggagtctcgctctgtcccccaggctggagtgcagtggcatgatttcggctcactgcaaactccgcctcccgggttcacgccattctcctgcctcagcctcctgagtagctgggactacaggcgccccctaccgcacccggctaattttttgtattttttttttttagtagagaaagggtttcaccgcagtcttgatctcctgaccttgtgatccgcccgcctcggcctcccaaagtgctgggattacaggtgtgagccaccacgcctttttttttttttttttttgagagtctcactttgtcgccaggctggactgcaatggcatgatctcggctcacggcagcctccacctcccaggttcacgcaattctcctgcctcagcctcccaagcagctgaaactacaggcacatgctaccatgcccagctaatttttgtatttttagtagacagggtttcaccatgttggccaggatggtctcaatctcctgacctcatgatccgcccaccttggcctcccaaagtgctgggattacaggcgtgagtgagccactgcgcccggccacatttatCACTTTCTATCACTGTCTGCTTCCTGTCTGTCTTCCCTACCTGACCTTCTATTCTGTGAAAGCAGGGACCACTGGGTTTCAGGTATTTTTGTAATCCAGTGTCTAGTAATGAGCTTGGCACTTGGTAGACATTTAatgtttttgaataaatgaatgaggagTACCCTCAGTCCCTGAAAACCCTTTAAGTATGCCAGTGCAGGGTAGTACTTTCCCATGAAAAAACCCCACACACCTGCCTCAAATGTACAGCCCCACACTTAGCAGTAAGGGGACTTCACTTCCCAGCCAGCAGTTCAGTGAACATGTGGTTTAACTCTTCCACCCTATCCCACAGTTTCTCTTGAAGACAAAAAATATAGTTTCACTTCACAAGAAGTTCACTCTTGTTCATGGAGGCATCATGCTGACAGGACTGGATCCAAGGAAAATGCTAGTGACTTTACCAACTTCATTCCCCAATCAAAGAGGACAGGTTTTGGTTTGCCACTGGTGAGTTTATTACATGACTaaagttcaaataaaaaaataaaaaacaaaatcttggCAGGGAAGCTAGAGCCAGAATCAGGAAAATCTGCTTCCTTATCCCCAGACTCCCTGGCCAAGCCCAGCTCCACTAACTCATCTTGACTCGATCAAGTTCCTCATCAAGACTTGCATCTGTACCCTGGACATCTCTGCTGTTCCCACTGGAGACCGAGTCTGGAGTCCCTGGCACTGGGGGTTTGGTGAGGGCTCCATAGACACCCATGGCCTGAGGAGAGGAACAGAGAGAGTACCATGAGGACACTTGACAGAGGTGCAGCCCAGCCCACCAATGGCTAAAAGGGAAAAGATGGCATGGAGGCCAGTGAATtagttttcctttctccctctctcaaaCCTGTCTTGTAAGCTCTGGGGTTGATTTTAGGAATCTTACAAGCCATCAGAGTAAAGTGACTCTCAGAATACCAGCACAGGTATCTACCAAAAAAAGGTATCTCAAGAACTTCCATATTTGCAGGACTGAGTGGAGATGTTTCATTCTTAGATTCCGTCTCTACAAAGAATGAAGGGATGTCTAGGGCCAAGGCATTCTGAAGACCTTTATGGTATCTAAGTGTTGATGACGGTGGTGGGGTCTCAGTTCGGTCCCTGGCACAGGTGCTCTGTGCTGGGTCCTCAGAGAGCTCTaacctgagccaccatgctggtgACATCGCCGGGATTGGAGGGCAGTAGGATAGTGTTGGAGTCCTTGGCCAGTTTGGAGAACGCGCTGACATACTGCTCGGCCACAGTCAGTGAAGCTGCTGCATCTCCATTCTGTGACCACAGGGGGATAAAAATCAGAGATTATAGATACGGAGAAGAAGGGGTGGATGGGGAATAAAGAAAGCAGTTCACAATAAAAAGGACTATGTAATCTGGTTCAACAGAGCCCACAGAGGCAGGAACTCTCCTTAAGCATAGATAAGAGAACCCCTTCCACTGTCAATTCCTGTCCCCCATTCCCACCCAGGGGCCTCTCACATGTTGTGTCAGAGCTGCAGCCAGGATTCGAATAGCTTCAGCTTTAGCCTTGGCCTTGGCTAGAACTGCACTGGCCTCTCCTGCAAGAGAAGGGACAGAGCTTGCTTGACCCATGAAGTCAAAGTACCCAAAGATTCTGCCCCAGCACCAATCTTCAAAGGCCCATGCCttgctcctccctcagcctctacCCTCTCCTGACCTGCTGCCTGATTTATCTGTTCAGCCTTTTCTGCTTCGGAGGCCAGGATCTGGGCCTGTTTCTTCCCCTCTGCCACATTGATGGCCGACTCTCGGGTCCCCTCAGACTCTAGAACTGTGGCCCGTTTCCGCCGCTCTGCCTCCACCTGGAAGCCCGCAACAATCCCAATCAACAAGCCAAGGGAAAGTTATACAGACCTGCAACTCTACCCATCATAACAGGAGGGAAGTCTGGATCCTCCTGGGACTGGAGCACCCTGAGGTCCTTTTCCTACCCCTCCTTGGCTCCCACCTGCATCTGCATAGACTCTTTCACCCGGGGTGGCACATGGATATCCTTGATCTCATAACGGAGGCAGCGGATACCCCAGCAGTCAGCAGCTTGGTTGATAGCATCCACAATGCTGGCATTCAGGGACTCCCGTTCCTGGAAAAAGAGAGGCATAAGCCCCACAGCTTCAACTTACCTATCAAGGGCCTACACTGAGAAGGGCCTGGGACTGATCTTGACCTTCAGAAAAGATTGAGTGTCAGGTTTGTGTCTTCAAACCCTAACTCTGGCTCAGATCTGCTTACCCGGAAGACTTTGTCCAGAGAGAGTTTGCCGAGCTCTGATCTCATGGTTGTTTGAGCTAGCTGGGTGACGGCATACTCAGGGTCCTCCACACCATAGCTTGCCTGAAACGGACACGGATAGTGTAAGAAGCTTGGGCACAAGATTTTAGTGAAGAGGGCAACTGAAAAGGCTAGATAAAGTAGGGGGCAGATACCTTGTAAGGGTCCATGATGCGCAGGTAAAGGACTCCATCAATTTGCAGAGTTACATTGTCTGTAGAAccaggagagaaaaggaggaaagtcAGGCCTCTAGGTCCCAACCAGTTCTCTCTCCTAAGCTGTGGATCTACAGCAACCACATCCTAATAGCCTCAGAGCACCCATGTCACCCTGAACCCCTCACCGAGAGTCACAGCCGACTGCTCAGGCACGTTGATGACAATTTCCTTGAGACTCTGCACATATCGGATCCGGTCTAACACAGGGATGAGGATGTTCAAACCCTGGGAAGAGGAGTCATGGGTCCTCAGAAGGATGGGAACTATTGGGTTGAGACCTAAGCTAGTCCTGGAGTATGTAGGGAGTCAACACATGGAACATGCCCAGAAAAGCAGCAGCTGCTACCAAGAAATAAGTCCTCATAAGGCTGAAGTGTCACTGGTAAGAAAACCCAAGAGAATAGGAATGCAAGACTAGGCCCCTGAATGGAAGGGAGAGTCATGAGAATCGGAGCCGGCAGAATAGCCATCTCAATGCAGACTGAGAGGTAGGGCTGAGAGAGTGGGCAGAGGAGATTCCCAAGAATGGGGACTGTGAGATGCATAGGAAAAGGTGGTAACATGGGGATGATGGTCAGCAGCCTCGGCCCTGTCAGGTCTGGCCTACAGAGTCGGGAGCTAACAGTGCGGGCAGGCCCAAAAGAGGTCCTCCCGACACTCCATGTCGTGAGGGATTGGTCATCTGGCTGGCCCAGGATGGGCAGAAGAGGTTCTCACAGGCTCCAGGATCCGGTGGAATCGGCCCATTCGCTCCACCACCCAGGCCTCCTGCTGCGGCACGAACAGTACCACGGTGTTTCGGGGCAATCCAGAGGAGGCGCGGCGCGGAGCGCGACCAGAAGCCTGCAGAGAGCcctgaaagaaagaagagggtgAGCAGAGATCTCATCTGGCCAAACACGCCGCCCCTCGGTCCTGAAGGTATCTCCATAAACCACGACCCTCAGGATCCTCGGAGAGAGAATCACATGGGGACCATGACCTCTGACCCCAGTCCTCTCCGAAAGTTGGAAGTTCGCTCTTTCCCAGCGGAGGACCCAGGTGATCTCTGTCCCGACCCTCTGGATAGGTTGCCTCGCTCTCACCCTCAGCAAAAGGGCCCCAGTGCCCCGCGCCGCGCGCGCCAGCATTTCCCACCGCCGCAGCGACCTCCGGAACCAACGAGACGAGCGGAGCGGTCGCTCTCAGAAGCCTACCCGAGCCTTTCCTCTTGCAGTTCCGCTCCCCCGAATGTACTTCCGGCCGTTCCCTACTCCCTTCAACAGTCACCCAATCAGCGTTACTTGGTCGAACGGCGCATCAGGTTGTTCCCTGGGAAACGCAGACCTTCAAGAGAAGGCCGAAGGCTGCCGTTGTTCTGGGTTTAGCTGTTCGCGACCAAGATCCCCGGCCTGATGGCCAAATTATTTTTCGCGTGCATATCACTCAGACACCACGCACTGAATTCTTCACCCTCACCCGAGACTCAGTTTGCCCACCAGAGCGTAGAATCGCCCCCATCCGTCACCATAGCGACGAGTGGATTGAGCTGACTCGTTGCCATGGTTGCCATAGTGACATTCTATAGTAGTCCCGCGGTGTTGTGCCCAGGACTCCCACTGGGGACTGACCCCAATCCCGTTGCCATGGAAACTGGGCCTAACATTGCCTGGCGATTGGGACGAGattttcccctcccctctttcctcAAAGACACTACagctccttccctctctttccaaGCAAGGTTTGTTATGCCCGGTCTTAAATACCGAGTCCGGCAAACAGCCTCAATGTTCAACCTTGTCTGGAGCACGTCACCTTGCACACATCCCTGATGTTCTGGTAGTCAAGAGACCTCCGTAGTCAcctccattttacatatgagggcACTGAAGTTCTGAAGGGCTAAAGTCATTAACAGAACCAGTATCAGAATCCTGATCTACAATTCAGAATTCAGCTTCTAGGACTCAACTTTACCCACCAACCCCTCCGAAAGGAGCAAGACCAGGCCCCAGGAATCAGCAGGGACTAGCCTAAGACCTCATGGGCCCAGGCCTGTTGCCTCCTCTCTGGTAGAAAGGGCTGAGTCCCAGCTCCAGGAAGGCCCTCTATCCCCCTTCGCACCCTctccccaacaacaacaacaacaaaagtagaGCTTAGTTCAAGTTTCCAAACaagaatttattctttcttttttaatcttttttttttctaaaaaaaagtaCCAGGTAcaattttttcctgtttctgatttgctttgttttttcaaGTTTCAGCAAATGCTTGTTCCCCTCAGCCCAGCCTCAGGAGTCAGGACTGAGGCTGGGTCAGAGTCTGGAGTGGGGAATGGGGTAGTTTGGAACCACATGACTGAGTTTGAGGGGTGCCCCTCACCCCAGCTGAGGTAGGTGGGTCAGAGTCTGGCCAGGTGAGTGGAGGCACCCCAGTGCTTGGCCCTGACTCTGCCCCCGGACACCTTCTTCAGTCAGGACCCCAAAGCAaggagacaggcaggaggagAGGGACAACTGGAGTCTGGAGCCCTAGGTGAGGGGTGGTTAacccctgtgtgtgtgcatacatgtacactctctcacacacacacaccacacaaagaCAAGCTCGTGTACACACACAAACGCCTAACTTGGCTTTCAGAGATAGGTCAGAGGGTAGGGGAAGTGAAGGGACTAGGGGAAGGGCAGGGGAAGCTGAGTCTTTGGCTACTGACTCAGTCCCTCTGGAATAGCCCCTCTTCCCTCAGCTGAGGGAGAGCAGTTCTCCTCCTACCCCCGGCGTAAGCCTCTTCAACTCTTGAGGTTGGAGCAATATCTGAGAGTGGGAAGGGGGGGGAGTGATGCCAATTATCAGGTGTGGGAGGTTACCAAGGCAATCCAatttgaataaattataaattaaaaataaataaaataataagtggCCCCTGCCCAGGATGGGGAGGCAACGCTGGCATAACTTGCCTGGGAACTTGGGACAACCTCAGGGTAGCTCCGGTTCCTCCCTACCTAAGCTGGCCTGGGAAACCCAAGGGAGGGGACAGGCACATGGAGTACCCGAGTAGGGCAGGGTGTAGTAAGGATCAGAAGCTTTAAACACCCAAATAATCCATTTGGGCAAGAGCATGGTGAGGGCTTTAATTCAAGCCTGAAGGGTCTCTTGCTGTCTCTCCATAGAAGTTCTCTAAGATGGAGCAGGATGGGCAGGTCGTTAGGCCGCATGGATTCAGAGTGCTGGCAATCAGGGCAAAGGTGAATAACGTGGATTATGAGGGGCCTCGGTCACAGCCTGCAGTTCGTAAGGGAGCCCTGTGTCCAGCTCCAGGCTCCGGCGGGAAAAAAGCAGGCGGATATCTCCATGCAGGCTTAAGCGGCCTGAGCGGGAGCTCCGGAACCTGAGGAGGACAATGTTATCAAATTAAGAATCCAGGCTGgtcgcagtagctcatgcctgtaattccagtgctttgggaggtccaggtgggaggactgcttgagcccaggagttggagaccagcctgagcaacatagcaagactctgtctctaaaaataaataaataaatatatatatatatatatatatatatatatatatatatatatacacacacacacacacacacatacacacatacataaaaatttaaaaataaaccaagcaAGAATCCAAACAGTATCGAAGCAAGGAGAGATCCTCTTCAGGGAAGGGATACCTGGGCCTCCCCAGCCGTCCCTGGGCCCTCTCCTCACCTGAGGTGCAGCAAGTAGCAGAGGAGGCGGTGGGTGGGGTTAGCATTTCCCTCCTCACCCACAGGCACCAA encodes:
- the LOC105485716 gene encoding stomatin-like protein 2, mitochondrial isoform X1 — translated: MLARAARGTGALLLRGSLQASGRAPRRASSGLPRNTVVLFVPQQEAWVVERMGRFHRILEPGLNILIPVLDRIRYVQSLKEIVINVPEQSAVTLDNVTLQIDGVLYLRIMDPYKASYGVEDPEYAVTQLAQTTMRSELGKLSLDKVFRERESLNASIVDAINQAADCWGIRCLRYEIKDIHVPPRVKESMQMQVEAERRKRATVLESEGTRESAINVAEGKKQAQILASEAEKAEQINQAAGEASAVLAKAKAKAEAIRILAAALTQHNGDAAASLTVAEQYVSAFSKLAKDSNTILLPSNPGDVTSMVAQAMGVYGALTKPPVPGTPDSVSSGNSRDVQGTDASLDEELDRVKMS
- the LOC105485716 gene encoding stomatin-like protein 2, mitochondrial isoform X2 is translated as MGRFHRILEPGLNILIPVLDRIRYVQSLKEIVINVPEQSAVTLDNVTLQIDGVLYLRIMDPYKASYGVEDPEYAVTQLAQTTMRSELGKLSLDKVFRERESLNASIVDAINQAADCWGIRCLRYEIKDIHVPPRVKESMQMQVEAERRKRATVLESEGTRESAINVAEGKKQAQILASEAEKAEQINQAAGEASAVLAKAKAKAEAIRILAAALTQHNGDAAASLTVAEQYVSAFSKLAKDSNTILLPSNPGDVTSMVAQAMGVYGALTKPPVPGTPDSVSSGNSRDVQGTDASLDEELDRVKMS